ACCCCGCTGCGCGCGGCGGGCCCGGCGGCCGAGGGGCACGTGCCGAGGATCGACATGCGGCGGGCCCGCTGGGACGGCGGTGCCGACGGTGCCGACGGGGGTGCCGGCGGCGCCGGCGGGGGTGCCGGAACTCACATCTGAGGGAGCCGCCCCGGTCGGCCCGGCAAGGACGGGCCCGAGGGGGTGGAAGCGGTACGGAGTGGGGCTCGCCGGCGGGCCGCTTCGCGTAACGTCGTCGTTCGCTTCCCCCGAGGCGGCGGCCACGGCACACGGTCGCCTCACCCGCACCACCACACCCACCAGGACCGGCGAACCACGTGAGCTCCTCCTCCACCACCCGGCGTACGCCGCCGCACCAGGGACAGCCGTACCCGGGTCCGGGCCGGCAGCGGACCCCGGGCGCGTACCGACTGGTGCGCACCACGCCGGCCCCGCTGGATCCCCCTCAGCTGGACGCAGTCCAGCGGGAAGTGGTTGAGCACACCGACGGACCTCTCCTCGTCCTCGCCGGACCCGGCACCGGCAAGACGACCACCCTCGTCGAGGCCGTCGCCACCCGCATGGAGAACGGCGCCGACCCCGAACGCCTCCTCGTCCTCACCTTCAGCCGCAAGGCCGCCGTCGAACTCCGCGACCGCATGGCCGGCCGGCTCGGCGGCCGCCGCCCGCCACAGGCGACGACCTTCCACTCGTACTGCTACGCCCTGATCCGCGCCCACCAGGACGCCGAACTCTTCGCCGAACCGCTGCGGCTGCTCTCCGGACCCGAGCAGGACCTCGCCGTCCGCGAACTGCTCGCCGGCCAGATCGACCTGGAGAAGGCGGGCCTCGGAGGGGTCCGCTGGCCCGACGAACTCCGCGCCTGCCTCACCACCCGGGGCTTCGCCGACGAGGTACGGGCCGTCCTCGCGCGCTCCCGCGAACTGGGCCTCGGGCCGGACGCGCTGGCCCGCTTCGCGGACCGGGTCGGCCGCCCGGACTGGAAGGCGGCGGCCGGGTTCCTCGCCGAGTACCTCGACGTCCTCGACCTCCAGGGCGTCCTCGACTACGCGGAGCTCGTCCACCGGGCCGTACCGCTCGCCCGGGACGCGCGCGTGCCCGCGTACGACGCGATCTACGTCGACGAGTACCAGGACACCGACCCGGCACAGGTCCGGCTGCTGCACGCGCTCGCGGGCGGCGGCCGCAGCACGGTCGTCGCCTTCGGCGACCCGGACCAGTCCATCTACGCCTTCCGCGGCGCCGACGTGAACGGCATCCTCGACTTCCCGTCCACCTTCGGCGGCGCGACCGTCCGGGTCCTGCGCACCTCCCGCCGCTCGGGCGCGGAGCTCCTCGGGGCGACCCGGCTGCTCGCCCAGCGGATGCCGATGCCCCGGCTCCCCGCCGACAAGGTCCGCGCCCACCGCGAGCTCGCCCCCACCCGGGAGGGGGGCCGGGCGGAGGCGTACACGTACCCCACGGCCTCGGCGGAGGCCGAGAACATCGCCGACCTGCTGCGCCGCGCGCACCTGGAGGACGGCGTGCCCTGGCAGGACATGGCCGTCCTCACCCGCGCCGCCGCCTCCCTCCCGTCCCTCCGCCGCGCCCTCACCTCGGCGGGAGTCCCGGTGGAAACGGACGCGGCGGACACCCCACTCCGCCACGAACCGGCGGTGACACCACTGCTGCTCGCGCTGAGGGCAGTGGCGGGCGCCGTGGGCACGGCTTCCGCCGGGACGGACCCGGTTGTGGGCAGGCGTTCCGCTGAGTCGGACCCGGTTGTGGGCAGGCGTTCCGCAGGGGCGGAACGGGTGGGCACAACCGACGACGGCGCCGCACCCGCCCTGGACCCCGAGCACCAGGACGACGCGCCCGCGCAGGACGGCACCGAAGCGGTCTGGCTGCCCGTCGAGACGGCCCTCGAACTGCTCGCATCGCCTCTCGCCGGCGTGGACCCCGCCGACCTCCGGCGCCTGGGCCGCGCCCTACGGGACGAGGAGAGGGCCGGCGGGAACAAGGTCCCGCCACCTTCGGACGTCCTGCTCGCCCAAGCACTGGCGCAGCCGGAGCGCCTCGCCGCCCACGACCCCGCCTACGCCCGCGGCGCCCAGCGCCTGGGCCTGCTCCTCCAGGAGACCCGCACCCTCCTGAAGAACGGCGGCACCGCCGAAGAGGCCCTCTGGGTCCTCTGGAGCGGCACCCCCTGGCCCGGCCGCCTGGAGCGCGCCGCCCTGCGCGGCGGTCCCGCCGGGCGCAACGCCGACCGTGACCTCGACGCCGTCTGCGCCCTGTTCGAGACCGCCGCCCGCGCCGAGGAGCGCGTCGGCGGCCGGGGCGTCCTCAACTTCCTGGAGGAGCTCGACGCCCAGGACATCGCCGCCGACACCCTCACCCGCCGGCACACCCGCCCGGACGCCGTCCGCCTGATGACCGCCCACCGCTCCAAGGGCCTGGAGTGGAGCTTCGTCGTCGTCGCCGGCATGCAGGAGGGCCTCTGGCCGGACCTGCGCAGGCGGGGCTCCCTCCTCGAAGCCGACCGCATCGGCCGCGACGGCCTCGCCGAACCCCTCACCCCCGGCGCCCTCCTCGCCGAGGAGCGGAGGCTCTTCTACGTCGCCGCCACGCGCGCGCGTGACCGGCTCGTCGTCACCGCCGTGAAGGCCGCCGCCGAGGACGGGGACCAGCCGTCCCGGTTCCTCACCGAGCTCGGCGTCGAGCCGAAGGACGTTCCCGGCCGCCCCCGCCGCCCGCTCGCGGTCTCCGCGCTCGTCGCCGAGCTCCGCGCCACCACCGTCGACCCGGAGGCCTCGCCCGAGCTCCGGGAGGCGGCCGCCGACCGGCTCGCCCGGCTGGCCGCGCTCACCGACGACGAGGGCCAGCCGCTGGTCCCGGCCGCGCACCCGGACCGCTGGTGGGGCCTGTTCGAGCCGACGCGCAGCCCGGCGCCGCTGCGCGAGCGCGACCGGCCGGTGGCGCTGTCGCCGAGCGCGCTGGAGAACCTGGTCTCCACCTGCTCCCTCCAGTGGTTCCTGGGCCGCGAGGTCAAGGCGGCGGCCCCCGCCACCGCCGCCCAGGGCTTCGGGAACGTCGTCCACGTCCTCGCCGACGAGGTCGCCTCCGGGCGCACCCCGGCCGACCTCGACGTCCTCATGGCCCGGCTCGACTCCGTCTGGGACGCCCTCGCCTTCGACGCGCCCTGGAAGTCGGCGCAGGAGAAGCAGCACGCGCGCGTGGCCCTCGAACGCTTCCTGAGCTGGCACGTCATGGACCGCGGCGGCCGCACCCCCGCCGCCTCCGAGCACGGCTTCGACGTGACCCTGGAGGCGGGGGAGTACGAGGTCCGCATCCGGGGCTCCATGGACCGGGTCGAGACCGACGAGCACGGGCGCGCGTACGTCGTCGACTTCAAGACCGGCAAGTCCGCCCCCACCAAGGACGAGGTCGCCCACCACCCGCAGCTCGCCGTCTACCAGCTCGCGGTGCGGGAGGGCGCCCTCGACGAGGTCTTCGGCGGCGACCGCCCGGAGCCCGGCGGCGCCGAGCTCGTACAGCTGAGGCAGGCCGCCCCGAAGAAGGAGGGCGGCGACGCCCTGCCGAAGGTCCAGGCGCAGGAGCCGCTGACCGGGGAGTGGGTCGGCGAGCTGCTCGCCAACGCGGCGGGCCGGGTCCTCGACGAGCGGTTCACCCCGAGCACCGGCCAGCACTGCACGACCTGCGCCTTCCGGGCCTCGTGCAGCGCCCAGCCGGAGGGCCGCCAGGTCGTCGACTGACACCCTCCCGGTGCCGGGTGCGGAGTAGCGGGCACGCGCGCGCGGGGCGACCCTGGTGGACAGGGGTGTCCGGGAACGCGAGGAGGCTCGCATGGCGTCCCACCGAAAGCTCCGCGCCGCGGCGGTCGTCTGTGCCGCCGTCGTCGTCACGGGGCCCGCGCCGCTCGCGGCCCGGGCGGCGACCGCAGGCCAGGCGGCAGCCGTCCCACCCGGCGCGGCGGCCCTCGCACCCGGCGCGGCGGCCCTCGCACCCGGCGCGGCGGTCCTCGCACCCTCCCCCTCCCCGGACCCGTTCGCGGGCCTCACCCCCGACGAGATCGGCGAGCGGGCCGTGACCGCCACACAGTCCGCGACCTCCCTGCGGATGACCGGCAAGGTCGTCAGCGAAGGACAGCCGCTCGGCATCGACTTCTCCGTCAACGACAAGGACGAGTGCACCGGCCTGATCAAGATCAAGGACGGCACCGCCGAACTGCGCCGGCTCGACCACATCACCTACATGAAGGGCGACGAGGACTTCTGGCGGGCCTCCATGGCCTCCCAGGGCATGCCCGAACCGCAGATCACGGCCACCCTCGAACTGATCAAGGACCGCTGGCTGAAGATCGCCCCGGGACAGGCGGGCAGCGAGGACCTCGGCGGCGTCTGCGACCTGAAGTCGCTCCTCGCCGACCTGGACAAGGACAAGGAACAGCGCAGGGGACTGACCCGGGGCCCGGACGCCAAGGTCGGCGGGACCCCCGTCGCGACCCTGGTGAAGAAGAAGCCGGGAGGCGAGACGACCACCGTGTCCGTCTCCGAGCGGGGCAAGACGTACATCCTGAAGATGGTCAAGAAGGGCGGCAAGGAGCCCGGCGCGATCGTGCTCTCCGACTACGACAAGCCGGTCCACGTGAAGGCCCCGCCGGCCGACGAGACGGTGGACCTCTCCAAGCTGGACGGCGGCGCGCCCGCGTAACGCCCCAGGTCGGAGGCGTACGGGGCCGGAGTGTCGGTGGGCCCCGTTAGCCTCTTCCGGTGACCGCGCGCATCACCGACCCCGAGCAGCTCAAGGAGCTGCTCGGCATCCCGTTCACCCCGGAGCAGACGGCCTGCATCACCGCGCCGCTCGCCCCGCAGGTCGTCGTGGCCGGAGCCGGCTCCGGCAAGACGACGGTGATGGCCGCCCGGGTGGTCTGGCTGGTCGGCACGGGCCAGGTCGCCCCCGAGCAGGTCCTCGGCCTCACCTTCACCAACAAGGCGGCCGGCGAACTCGCCGAGCGCGTCCGCACCGCCCTCGTCCGCGCCGGCGTCACCGACCCCGACGTCATCGACCCGGACAACCCTCCGGGCGAGCCCCGCATCTCCACGTACCACGCCTTCGCCGGGCAGCTCCTGACCGACCACGGCCTCCGCATCGGCCTGGAGCCCACCTCCCGGCTCCTCGCCGACGCCACCCGCTACCAGCTCGCCGCGCGCGTGCTCCGCGAGGCCCCCGGCCCGTATCCCGCGCTCACCCGCTCCTTCCCGACCCTCATCACCGACCTGCTCGCCCTCGACGCGGAGCTCGCCGAGCACCTCGTACCGCCCGAGCGGCTCCTCGCGTACGACTCCGAGCTCCTCGACGCCCTCGCCGGCGCCAAGCTCAGCAACGCCGAGCTGCGCAAGGTCCCCGAGGCCTCCGCCGCCCGCCGCGAACTCCTCGACCTCGTCGGCCGCTACCGCGCCGCCAAGCGCTCCCGCGACCTGCTCGACTTCGGCGACCAGATCGCCCGCTCCGCCGAGCTCGCCACCACCCGCCCCGAGGTCGGCGCGATCCTCCGCGAGGAGTTCAAGGTCGTCCTCCTCGACGAGTACCAGGACACCTCCGTCGCCCAGCGGCTGCTGCTCTCCGGCCTCTTCGGCCAGGGCCCCGCCGGCCGGAGCACCGGACACGCCGTGACCGCCGTCGGCGACCCCTGCCAGGCCATCTACGGCTGGCGCGGCGCCTCCGTCGCCAACCTCGACGACTTCCCCGAGCACTTCCCGCACGCCGACGGCAGCCCCGCGAGCCGCTACTCCCTCTCCGAGAACCGGCGCAGCGGCGGCCGCCTCCTCGACCTCGCCAACGGCCTCGCCGCCCCCCTGCGCGCCATGCACGCGGGCGTGGAGGCGCTGCGCCCCGCGCCCGGCGCCGAACAGGACGGCACCGTCCGCATCGCCCTCCTCCCCACCCACGCCGAGGAGATCGACTGGCTCGCCGACTCCCTCGCCCACCTCGTACGCACCGGCCGCGAGCCCGGCGAGATCGCCGTCCTGTGCCGCACCGCCACCGACTTCCCCGCCATCCACGCGGCCCTCGTCGCCCGTGACGTGCCCGTCGAGGTCGTCGGCCTCTCCGGCCTCCTCCACCTGCCCGAGATCGCCGACCTCGTCGCCGTCTGCGAGGTCCTCCAGGACCCCGGGGCCAACGCCGCCCTGGTCCGCCTCCTCACCGGCCCCCGCTGGCGCATCGGCCCCCGCGACCTCGCCCTCCTCGGCCGCCGCGCCCGCCTCCTCGTCCACCGCGGCGGCGAGGAGACGGACCCCGAGCAGCGGCTCGCCGCCGCCGTCGAGGGCGTCGACCCGGCCGAGGTCGTCTCCCTCGCCGACGCGCTCGACACCTTCCTCGACTCCGGCGGCACCGACGACGGCCTGGCCTTCTCCGCCGAGGCCCGGGTCCGCTTCGCGCGCCTCGCCACCGAACTGCGCGCCCTGCGCACCTCGCTCGCCGACCCCCTCATGGACGTGCTGCACCGGGTCCTCGCCGCGACCGGCCTGGAGGTCGAGCTCTCCGCCTCCCCGCACGCGCTCGCGGCCCGCCGCCGCGAGACCCTCGGCCACTTCCTCGACATCGCCGCCGGCTTCGCCTCCCTCGACGGCGAGGCCAGCCTCCTCGCCTTCCTCGGCTACCTGCGCACGGCCGTCCAGTTCGAGAAGGGCCTCGACAACGCCCTGCCGGGCGGCGAGAACACCGTGAAGGTCCTCACCGCCCACAAGTCCAAGGGCCTGGAATGGGACGTCGTCGCCGTCCCCGGCCTGGTCACCGGCCAGTTCCCGAGTGCACGCGCCCGCGAGTCGTGGACCTCGCAGCCCCAGGTCCTCCCGCACGCCCTGCGCGGCGACGCGGCCACCCTGCCGGACATCGACACCTGGGACGCCAAGTCCCTCACGTCCTTCAAGAACGCGATGCGGGACCACCAGCACACCGAGGAACTCCGCCTCGGCTACGTCACCTTCACCCGCCCCCGCTCCCTCCTCCTCGGCTCCGCCCACTGGTGGGGTCCGGCCCAGAAGAAGCCCCGGGGCCCCTCGGACTTCCTCCAGGCGCTGTACGCCCACTGCGAGGCGGGCCACGGCGAGATCGAGGCCTGGGCGGAGGAACCGGAGGAGGACGCACAGAACCCGTCCCTGACGGAGGCGGCCAAGGACCAGGCCTGGCCACTGCCGCTGGACGAGGAGTCGTTCAAGCGCCGCAGGCAGGCGGCGGAGGCCGTGTCGAACCGGTTGTGGGCATACGTTCCGCAGGGCGAGGGGGGTGCCCCCTGCTCGAGCGAAGCCGAGAGCTTGGGGGAGGGTGGGCACAACCCCACCAGCACGGCGCCCGACTCCCAGGACCCGCACCCCGAGGACCTCTGGCCGGACGAAGAGGAACCCATCTGGGACGAGGAGGAACTCCCGGAGGACCTCCACAAGGACGCGATCCCGGCGCCCCGGGAAGAGCCCCGGCCCTCGGAGCCGTACAGGGAACTCACCCCCGAGGACACGAAGACCATCGCGTCCTGGGACCGAGACCTCACCGCCCTCACGACGGAGCTCAAGCGCGCCCGCGCGACCACCCGCGACGTCCTCCTCCCCGCCTACCTCTCCGCCTCCCAGGTCCTGCGCCTCGCCGCCGACCCCGACGGCTTCGCCCAGGAGCTGGCCCGGCCGATGCCCAAGGCGCCGCAGCCGGCGGCCCGGCGGGGCACCCGTTTCCACGCGTGGGTGGAGTCCCGCTTCGAGGAGCTCCCGCTGCCGTTCCTCGGCCCGGAGGAGCTGCCCGGCGGCGAGGACTTCGCGGGGGAACCGGAGATCCTCGACGAGCGGGACCTCGACGAGCTCAAGGAGGCCTTCGCCCGCACCCCGTACGCCCACCGCACCCCGTACCGCGTCGAGGTCCCCGTGCACCTCTCCCTCGCGGGC
The DNA window shown above is from Streptomyces vietnamensis and carries:
- a CDS encoding ATP-dependent helicase, yielding MSSSSTTRRTPPHQGQPYPGPGRQRTPGAYRLVRTTPAPLDPPQLDAVQREVVEHTDGPLLVLAGPGTGKTTTLVEAVATRMENGADPERLLVLTFSRKAAVELRDRMAGRLGGRRPPQATTFHSYCYALIRAHQDAELFAEPLRLLSGPEQDLAVRELLAGQIDLEKAGLGGVRWPDELRACLTTRGFADEVRAVLARSRELGLGPDALARFADRVGRPDWKAAAGFLAEYLDVLDLQGVLDYAELVHRAVPLARDARVPAYDAIYVDEYQDTDPAQVRLLHALAGGGRSTVVAFGDPDQSIYAFRGADVNGILDFPSTFGGATVRVLRTSRRSGAELLGATRLLAQRMPMPRLPADKVRAHRELAPTREGGRAEAYTYPTASAEAENIADLLRRAHLEDGVPWQDMAVLTRAAASLPSLRRALTSAGVPVETDAADTPLRHEPAVTPLLLALRAVAGAVGTASAGTDPVVGRRSAESDPVVGRRSAGAERVGTTDDGAAPALDPEHQDDAPAQDGTEAVWLPVETALELLASPLAGVDPADLRRLGRALRDEERAGGNKVPPPSDVLLAQALAQPERLAAHDPAYARGAQRLGLLLQETRTLLKNGGTAEEALWVLWSGTPWPGRLERAALRGGPAGRNADRDLDAVCALFETAARAEERVGGRGVLNFLEELDAQDIAADTLTRRHTRPDAVRLMTAHRSKGLEWSFVVVAGMQEGLWPDLRRRGSLLEADRIGRDGLAEPLTPGALLAEERRLFYVAATRARDRLVVTAVKAAAEDGDQPSRFLTELGVEPKDVPGRPRRPLAVSALVAELRATTVDPEASPELREAAADRLARLAALTDDEGQPLVPAAHPDRWWGLFEPTRSPAPLRERDRPVALSPSALENLVSTCSLQWFLGREVKAAAPATAAQGFGNVVHVLADEVASGRTPADLDVLMARLDSVWDALAFDAPWKSAQEKQHARVALERFLSWHVMDRGGRTPAASEHGFDVTLEAGEYEVRIRGSMDRVETDEHGRAYVVDFKTGKSAPTKDEVAHHPQLAVYQLAVREGALDEVFGGDRPEPGGAELVQLRQAAPKKEGGDALPKVQAQEPLTGEWVGELLANAAGRVLDERFTPSTGQHCTTCAFRASCSAQPEGRQVVD
- a CDS encoding ATP-dependent helicase, giving the protein MTARITDPEQLKELLGIPFTPEQTACITAPLAPQVVVAGAGSGKTTVMAARVVWLVGTGQVAPEQVLGLTFTNKAAGELAERVRTALVRAGVTDPDVIDPDNPPGEPRISTYHAFAGQLLTDHGLRIGLEPTSRLLADATRYQLAARVLREAPGPYPALTRSFPTLITDLLALDAELAEHLVPPERLLAYDSELLDALAGAKLSNAELRKVPEASAARRELLDLVGRYRAAKRSRDLLDFGDQIARSAELATTRPEVGAILREEFKVVLLDEYQDTSVAQRLLLSGLFGQGPAGRSTGHAVTAVGDPCQAIYGWRGASVANLDDFPEHFPHADGSPASRYSLSENRRSGGRLLDLANGLAAPLRAMHAGVEALRPAPGAEQDGTVRIALLPTHAEEIDWLADSLAHLVRTGREPGEIAVLCRTATDFPAIHAALVARDVPVEVVGLSGLLHLPEIADLVAVCEVLQDPGANAALVRLLTGPRWRIGPRDLALLGRRARLLVHRGGEETDPEQRLAAAVEGVDPAEVVSLADALDTFLDSGGTDDGLAFSAEARVRFARLATELRALRTSLADPLMDVLHRVLAATGLEVELSASPHALAARRRETLGHFLDIAAGFASLDGEASLLAFLGYLRTAVQFEKGLDNALPGGENTVKVLTAHKSKGLEWDVVAVPGLVTGQFPSARARESWTSQPQVLPHALRGDAATLPDIDTWDAKSLTSFKNAMRDHQHTEELRLGYVTFTRPRSLLLGSAHWWGPAQKKPRGPSDFLQALYAHCEAGHGEIEAWAEEPEEDAQNPSLTEAAKDQAWPLPLDEESFKRRRQAAEAVSNRLWAYVPQGEGGAPCSSEAESLGEGGHNPTSTAPDSQDPHPEDLWPDEEEPIWDEEELPEDLHKDAIPAPREEPRPSEPYRELTPEDTKTIASWDRDLTALTTELKRARATTRDVLLPAYLSASQVLRLAADPDGFAQELARPMPKAPQPAARRGTRFHAWVESRFEELPLPFLGPEELPGGEDFAGEPEILDERDLDELKEAFARTPYAHRTPYRVEVPVHLSLAGRVVRGRIDAVYRDPDSGAYEIVDWKTSRDRSADPLQLAIYRLAWAEQHGLAPEEVAAAFVYVRTGEVARPTRLPGRAELEAILLGGAPPDAG